A genome region from Anopheles stephensi strain Indian chromosome 2, UCI_ANSTEP_V1.0, whole genome shotgun sequence includes the following:
- the LOC118503163 gene encoding mRNA (2'-O-methyladenosine-N(6)-)-methyltransferase encodes MNDVGMNSKTENILPAAPSAWDQLTNPSLAEQHQTQQQQQQHQQHPHQAQSPQMQASSPTTVSAPLLTPTKTTPPDVAHTPSGAAPGAVPGAVGTNFNEELSPELTQQGWRKFWSKREGRPYFWNKLTGESLWEHPVLNRGPQQFDPLTDPLGICSNGPLPHPHNNYNNSHASPHNHTLKRRASEDTQHSGHMPPVGSGGGTSGGPPPLKKYVLPGPWDLEVATNVLIYERLPTTFPQPYPEVEAFRGSLTLRLAKTYEDLCNKRESIAPPKDSFQRWLMERRIIDQGVDPLLPSQCSPEISPQMYREILRDIPIKIVKPKFTGDARKQLSRYCDAAKKIVERRGASEESKKIVKWNADEAYEWLRRTVGASYEDFQDRLAHLQRQCEPHIIATVRVSVEQLCTKLYHLSVQHSRNIRERHAQILKEHGIPELTAPLQPPATRKVWCYPVQFALPSPRMPQIDYINDRDHMVIKYTNSAVMAAPDTHVVNISHLQKLEQLYRYNCFDDKKFDFFIGRAYCMLKRYATFLGNNANPNQQEPELTQASLPAVVFECLHHHFNVTFECFASPLNCYFRQYCSAFGDTDSFFGSRGSFLDFKPVAGSFQVNPPYCEELIDASLQHIDRLLTDSADALSFIVFLQEWKDPPLKCLSKIEDSPYKRKQVVVMGMEHEYRHGLQHCIPKSEVNFKSIVGTMVVWLQNTAGYARWAPTEARVDALLEAFRPGRERDRDKASATTVPVQPSCSASASSPDVATAGNNSAPGEISATGPGKPATPATV; translated from the exons ATGAATGACGTGGGAATGAACAGCAAAACAGAGAACATACTTCCAGCGGCGCCATCCGCCTGGGACCAATTGACGAATCCTTCGCTGGCCGAACAACATCAgacgcaacagcagcagcagcagcaccagcagcatccacACCAGGCCCAGTCCCCTCAAATGCAGGCCTCCAGCCCCACCACAGTCAGTGCGCCACTGCTAACTCCCACGAAAACGACACCGCCTGACGTAGCGCACACACCTTCAGGCGCTGCGCCCGGAGCTGTCCCCGGTGCGGTAGGGACAAACTTTAATGAAGAACTTTCCCCCGAGCTTACGCAGCAAGGCTGGCGCAAATTTTGGTCCAAACGAGAAGGGCGACCTTACTTCTGGAACAAGCTGACCGGTGAATCGCTCTGGGAACACCCGGTACTCAACCGTGGCCCGCAACAGTTCGATCCGCTAACGGACCCGCTCGGCATCTGTAGCAACGGGCCGCTGCCTCATCCGCACAACAACTACAACAATTCTCACGCATCGCCTCACAACCATACGTTGAAACGACGTGCCTCGGAGGATACGCAGCATTCCGGTCATATGCCGCCCGTCGGCAGCGGCGGAGGAACGAGTGGTGGGCCACCGCCGCTAAAAAAGTACGTCCTGCCGGGACCGTGGGATCTCGAGGTAGCTACGAACGTGCTCATTTACGAACGTTTACCCACAACCTTTCCGCAACCGTACCCCGAGGTGGAAGCGTTCCGTGGTTCGTTGACGCTGCGACTGGCCAAAACGTACGAGGATCTGTGCAATAAGCGGGAATCGATCGCACCGCCGAAAGATTCCTTCCAGCGGTGGCTCATGGAGCGGAGGATCATCGATCAGGGCGTCGATCCGCTGCTGCCAAGCCAGTGCTCCCCGGAAATCTCACCCCAGATGTACCGCGAGATTTTGCGCGATATTCCGATCAAGATCGTCAAGCCGAAATTTACCGGCGACGCCCGGAAGCAGCTTTCGCGGTACTGTGACGCAGCGAAAAAGATCGTCGAACGGCGGGGTGCGAGTGAGGAGAGTAAAAAAATCGTCAAATGGAACGCGGACGAAGCGTACGAGTGGCTGCGGCGAACGGTGGGCGCTAGCTACGAAGACTTCCAGGACCGGCTTGCAcatctgcagcgccagtgcgaACCGCACATCATCGCAACGGTGCGCGTTAGTGTGGAGCAGCTGTGCACGAAGCTGTACCACCTGTCGGTACAGCACTCGCGAAACATTCGCGAACGACACGCACAGATCCTGAAGGAGCATGGCATCCCGGAACTGACGGCACCGCTACAACCGCCCGCAACCCGCAAGGTGTGGTGCTATCCGGTACAGTTCGCACTGCCTTCGCCGCGTATGCCACAGATCGATTACATCAACGACCGCGACCACATGGTAATCAAGTACACGAACTCGGCCGTAATGGCGGCGCCCGACACGCACGTGGTGAACATATCTCACCTGCAGAAGCTGGAACAGCTGTACCGGTACAACTGTTTCGATGATAAAAAGTTCGATTTCTTCATCGGCCGTGCGTACTGTATGCTGAAGCGATacgccaccttcctcgggaacaaTGCCAATCCGAACCAGCAGGAACCGGAGCTAACGCAAGCCTCCCTACCGGCGGTTGTGTTTGAGTGTTTGCACCATCACTTTAACGTGACGTTCGAATGCTTCGCCAGCCCGCTCAACTGCTACTTTCGCCAGTACTGCTCCGCGTTCGGTGATACGGATTCGTTTTTTGGGTCGCGTGGTTCGTTTCTGGACTTTAAGCCGGTGGCGGGATCGTTCCAGGTGAATCCTCCGTACTGTGAGGAACTGATCGATGCCAGCTTGCAGCATATCGACCGCCTGCTAACTGATTCTGCCGATGCGTTAAG CTTCATCGTGTTTCTCCAGGAATGGAAGGATCCACCGTTGAAATGTTTGTCAAAGATCGAGGATAGCCCGTACAAGCGCAAACAGGTGGTCGTGATGGGTATGGAGCACGAGTACCGTCACGGGCTGCAGCATTGTATACCAAA ATCGGAGGTGAACTTTAAGAGCATCGTCGGTACGATGGTGGTGTGGTTACAGAATACTGCCGGGTACGCACGATGGGCCCCGACCGAGGCGCGTGTCGACGCACTGCTGGAAGCATTCCGTCCTGGTCGGGAGCGTGATCGGGACAAGGCGTCCGCTACCACCGTACCTGTACAGCCGAGCTGTTCCGCCAGCGCGAGTTCGCCCGATGTGGCGACGGCCGGTAACAACAGTGCGCCGGGCGAAATCTCAGCCACCGGTCCGGGGAAACCGGCGACGCCAGCCACTGTTTAA
- the LOC118507985 gene encoding protein 60A-like, which yields MLKFKLCGSVAVLYVLIGMVHTTGFYIDNGVDQTVREKSVELQERQEIEHEILELLGLPDRPNKQHVHPSLRKSAPQFLLNIYHKFTEELNGGHTRRKRYADGSNLFTIADERAIGESDVIMSFLNKANRHLPKIRHHRGGHRLWFDTSEIGAGGDNNNQLLYASLRMYKNRTTERPWDAIVRGRQIVVRASLIGGYDAVKDGHRLEYIGEQSVPYNYEGWVELNATQAMQRWIVDRVANKGIFVEVYYAESPRKDILPHEVGLILSNRFGRYQPFLVGYCKGPELVKPTASITGGSLGGGRTKRSTRRGNKGGTGGKRSERVRNPFLERFGAASERQKSCQIQTLYVSFRDLNWQDWIIAPDGFGAFFCFGECNFPLNSHMNATNHALIQTLVHLMHPTRVPKPCCAPTKLNPISVLYHIDDANINLKKYKNMVVKSCGCL from the exons ATGCTGAAATTCAAACTGTGTGGAAGCGTGGCTGTGCTGTACGTGCTTATCGGAATGGTCCACACGACTGGCTTCTACATCGACAACGGTGTCGATCAAACCGTCCGGGAGAAAAGCGTAGAGCTGCAAGAACGACAAGAAATCGAGCACGAAATTCTCGAACTGCTGGGTCTTCCGGATCGTCCCAACAAACAGCATGTTCATCCTTCTCTCAG GAAATCAGCCCCACAGTTCCTGCTTAACATTTACCACAAATTCACGGAAGAGTTAAACGGCGGTCACACACGTCGGAAACGGTACGCGGACGGTAGCAATCTCTTCACGATCGCCGACGAGCGTGCCATTGGCGAGAGTGACGTGATCATGTCCTTCCTGAACAAAGCGAACCGTCATCTGCCCAAGATCCGGCATCACCGCGGAGGACATCGCCTGTGGTTCGACACGTCGGAGATCGGTGCCGGTGGCGATAATAACAATCAGCTGCTGTACGCAAGTTTGCGCATGTACAAAAACCGTACCACCGAGCGGCCCTGGGACGCGATCGTGCGCGGTCGGCAGATAGTCGTGAGGGCCTCGCTGATCGGTGGATACGACGCGGTTAAAGATGGACACCGGTTGGAGTACATCGGGGAACAGTCCGTCCCCTACAACTACGAGGGATGGGTTGAGCTTAACGCTACGCAGGCCATGCAAAGGTGGATCGTAGATCGAGTGGCAAACAAGGGCATCTTTGTGGAGGTATACTACGCGGAGAGTCCTCGCAAGGACATTCTACCGCACGAGGTAGGTTTGATCCTGTCGAACCGTTTCGGACGCTATCAACCGTTTCTGGTAGGTTACTGCAAGGGACCGGAGCTAGTGAAACCAACCGCATCAATCACCGGCGGTAGCTTGGGTGGAGGACGAACGAAACGTAGCACCCGGCGTGGCAACAAGGGCGGCACCGGTGGCAAACGTTCCGAGCGCGTCCGAAATCCTTTCCTCGAACGATTTGGCGCCGCGTCGGAACGGCAAAAGAGCTGTCAAATTCAAACGCTGTACGTTAGCTTCCGGGACCTGAACTGGCAGGACTGGATCATCGCACCGGACGGGTTTGGGGCGTTCTTTTGCTTCGGCGAGTGTAACTTCCCACTCAACTCACACATGAACGCCACGAACCATGCGCTCATACAGACGCTGGTCCATCTGATGCATCCGACCCGCGTGCCGAAACCGTGCTGTGCGCCAACCAAGCTGAATCCGATCTCGGTCCTGTACCACATCGATGACGCTAACATTAATCTaaaaaagtacaaaaacaTGGTTGTGAAAAGCTGCGGTTGTTTGTAG
- the LOC118507986 gene encoding uncharacterized protein LOC118507986, translating into MQQQEKRRELRLKRFWRTTTKPPTSSEESGGCESPTKLGRKAFQQPSGPGTTASSSSDSPPKHPTCSLPLLQVWPSQDSPRGEADGQSFVFPILADDQQQSSNGRRNSLFVDQLQAGDSGIDSVQASPSPIAMPCHPLVVSNAISPSASPTAGSPTPSVDRATRRPSTSLLHPDHARIFALRAPTSPDQVSLASLPLFDNHRTSSTPPHPLHTSLEDSTEFNGATTSNHLCTASSSTTSSLTSVAVATLGHHPQRSSDPWLRPERDKDNPELDQRRASTMTARLSLFDALDLEYALLRAAARGSVGPYSLSESLHKLTFTQSLAFPALARGLATKRRNSTEQSSSRPLNPNESGLNTFAKVVTACVLVMVSFLVFLVVYKYVRT; encoded by the exons CAACAGGAAAAGCGACGCGAGCTGCGTTTAAAACGATTCTGGCGCACCACAACCAAACCGCCGACGTCCTCCGAGGAGTCCGGCGGCTGCGAAAGTCCTACAAAACTCGGACGAAAGGCATTCCAGCAACCGTCCGGGCCGGGTACaaccgccagcagcagcagcgatagtccgccgaagcatccGACCTGCTCGCTACCGCTGCTTCAGGTTTGGCCCAGCCAGGACTCACCCCGCGGCGAAGCGGACGGACAGAGCTTTGTCTTTCCCATCCTAGCCGACGATCAG CAACAAAGCTCCAATGGACGGCGGAACTCGTTGTTCGTGGATCAGCTGCAGGCGGGTGACTCCGGCATCGATTCGGTACAGGCGTCTCCGTCGCCGATCGCCATGCCCTGCCATCCGCTCGTCGTCTCCAATGCCATCTCACCAAGTGCATCACCTACGGCCGGCTCACCGACGCCCTCGGTAGATCGGGCGACGAGACGTCCCTCGACCTCGTTGCTGCATCCGGACCATGCGAGAATTTTCGCGCTTCGAGCACCCACCTCCCCGGACCAGGTGAGCCTGGCCAGCCTACCGCTGTTCGACAATCATAGGACCTCTTCCACACCGCCCCACCCGCTGCACACGTCGCTCGAGGACAGTACGGAGTTTAATGGGGCCACCACCAGCAATCATCTCTGCACCGCCAGCTCCAGCACGACCTCCTCCCTTACATCGGTGGCCGTTGCGACGCTTGGACATCATCCGCAGCG ATCCTCCGACCCTTGGCTACGACCGGAACGGGACAAAGACAACCCAGAGCTAGACCAACGCCGTGCCTCCACCATGACGGCCCGATTGTCCCTGTTCGATGCGCTCGATCTGGAGTACGCTCTGTTGCGAGCTGCAGCACGCGGTTCCGTCGGTCCGTACTCACTGAGCGAGTCACTGCACAAGCTTACCTTCACGCAATCGCTTGCATTCCCAGCGCTGGCCCGTGGACTCGCCACCAAGCGCCGCAACTCGACCGAGCAGAGTTCCTCCCGGCCGCTGAACCCGAACGAATCGGGACTGAACACCTTCGCCAAGGTGGTGACCGCGTGcgtgctggtgatggtgagcTTTCTCGTGTTTCTGGTAGTGTACAAGTACGTGCGGACGTGA